Proteins encoded in a region of the Phalacrocorax carbo chromosome 17, bPhaCar2.1, whole genome shotgun sequence genome:
- the LIMK1 gene encoding LIM domain kinase 1 isoform X1 has protein sequence MRLMLLCCTWRDEPMGEDEGTDLPVCASCGQGIYDGQYLQALNADWHADCFRCCECGASLSHQYYEKDGRLYCKKDYWAHFGELCHGCSEQITKGLVMVAGEQKYHPECFSCLNCRTFIGDGDTYALVERSKLYCGHCYYQMVVTPVIEQILPDSPASRIPHTVTLVSIPACSDGKRGFSVSIDQGCGTEHPRTVRVREVDPDCISPDMKNSIHVGDRILEINGTPIGHVPLDEIDLLIQETSRLLQLTIEHDPHEPLARESGLACSPLPAPCSTLCSPAPLPCEEPSAMRQRTVTRSCSTDKSPGSGSVGSPASQRKDIGRSESLRVVSRAHRIFRPSDLIHGEVLGKGCFGQAIKVTHRETGEVMVMKELIRFDEETQRTFLKEVKVMRCLEHPNVLKFIGVLYKEKRLNFITEYIKGGTLRSLIKSMDSHYPWSQRVSFAKDIAAGMAYLHSMNIIHRDLNSHNCLVRENKSVVVADFGLARLMVDEKNQPEHLKNLKKPDRKKRYTVVGNPYWMAPEMINGRSYDEKVDIFSFGIVLCEIIGRVSADPDYLPRTTDFGLNVRGFLDRYCPPACPPSFFPIAVCCCDLDPEKRPSFSKLEQWLEALRMHLEIHLPLSSQLEQLDRAFGEMHRRGEGGLPAPPR, from the exons ATGAGGTtgatgctgctgtgctgcacctGGAGGGACGAGCCTATGGGAGAGGACGAAG GGACCGACCTGCCGGTGTGTGCGAGCTGCGGGCAGGGCATCTACGATGGGCAGTACCTGCAGGCGCTGAATGCTGACTGGCACGCCGACTGCTTCCG GTGCTGTGAGTGCGGGGCCTCCCTGTCCCACCAGTACTATGAGAAGGATGGGCGCCTGTACTGCAAGAAGGATTACTGGGCGCACTTCGGGGAGCTCTGCCACGGCTGCTCTGAGCAGATCACCAAGGGGCTGGTCATG GTGGCTGGGGAGCAAAAGTACCACCCCGAGTGCTTCAGCTGCCTCAACTGCCGCACATTCATCGGGGACGGGGACACCTACGCGCTGGTTGAGCGCTCCAAGCTCTACTG CGGGCACTGCTATTACCAGATGGTGGTGACGCCCGTCATCGAGCAGATCCTGCCGGATTCGCCAGCTTCCCGTATCCCGCACACTGTCACGCTTGTCTCCATCCCCGCCTGCTCCGATGGCAAACGTGGCTTCTCCGTCTCCATTGACCAGGGCTGCGGCACCGAGCACCCCCGCACCGTCCGCGTCCGAGA AGTGGATCCAGACTGCATCAGCCCTGACATGAAGAACTCCATCCACGTCGGGGACCGCATCCTGGAGATCAACGGCACCCCTATCGGCCACGTCCCGCTGGATGAG ATCGACCTGTTGATCCAGGAGACCAGCCGCCTGCTGCAGCTGACCATCGAGCACGACCCCCACGAGCCCCTTGCTCGCGAGTCGGGGCttgcctgcagccccctgcccgccccgtgCAGCACCCTatgctccccagcccccctgccctgcgAGGAGCCCAGCGCCATGCGCCAGCGTACTGTCAC gaggagctgcagcacgGACAAGTCTCCGGGCTCTGGCTCGGTGGGCTCACCTGCGTCGCAGCGCAAGGACATTGGTCGCTCCGAGTCGTTGCGTGTCGTCTCCCGCGCCCATCGCATCTTCCGCCCCTCCGACCTGATCCATGGCGAGGTGCTGGGCAAGGGCTGCTTTGGCCAGGCCATCAAG GTGACGCATAGGGAGACAGGCGAGGTGATGGTCATGAAGGAGCTGATCCGCTTCGATGAGGAGACGCAGAGGACCTTCCTCAAAGAG GTGAAGGTGATGCGCTGCTTGGAGCACCCCAATGTGCTGAAGTTCATCGGGGTGCTGTACAAGGAAAAGAGGCTTAACTTCATCACGGAGTACATCAAGGGTGGCACCTTGAGGAGCCTCATCAAAAGCATG gACAGCCACTACCCCTGGAGCCAGCGGGTCAGCTTCGCCAAGGACATTGCTGCTGGCATG GCCTACCTCCACTCCATGAACATCATCCATCGAGACCTCAACTCTCACAACTGCCTCGTGCGGGAG AACAAGAGTGTGGTGGTGGCTGATTTTGGGCTGGCACGGCTGATGGTGGATGAGAAGAACCAGCCCGAACATCTCAAGAACCTGAAGAAACCAGACCGCAAGAAGCGGTACACGGTGGTGGGGAACCCATACTGGATGGCCCCCGAGATGATCAATG GGAGGAGCTATGATGAGAAAGTGGACATCTTCTCCTTTGGCATTGTCCTGTGTGAG ATCATCGGCCGGGTGAGCGCTGACCCCGACTACCTGCCCCGCACCACTGACTTCGGCCTCAATGTCAGGGGCTTTCTGGACCGCtactgccctcctgcctgcccccccaGCTTCTTCCCCATCGCTGTCTGCTGCTGCGACCTGGACCCTGAGAAGCG GCCGTCCTTCAGCAAGTTGGAGCAGTGGCTGGAAGCCCTCCGCATGCACCTGGAGATCCACCTGCCTCTGAgctcccagctggagcagctggacCGAGCCTTCGGGGAGATGCACCGGCGGGGCGAGGGCGGGCTGCCTGCGCCCCCCCGATAG
- the LIMK1 gene encoding LIM domain kinase 1 isoform X3: MLVAVLRKRRVLSAGAKCCECGASLSHQYYEKDGRLYCKKDYWAHFGELCHGCSEQITKGLVMVAGEQKYHPECFSCLNCRTFIGDGDTYALVERSKLYCGHCYYQMVVTPVIEQILPDSPASRIPHTVTLVSIPACSDGKRGFSVSIDQGCGTEHPRTVRVREVDPDCISPDMKNSIHVGDRILEINGTPIGHVPLDEIDLLIQETSRLLQLTIEHDPHEPLARESGLACSPLPAPCSTLCSPAPLPCEEPSAMRQRTVTRSCSTDKSPGSGSVGSPASQRKDIGRSESLRVVSRAHRIFRPSDLIHGEVLGKGCFGQAIKVTHRETGEVMVMKELIRFDEETQRTFLKEVKVMRCLEHPNVLKFIGVLYKEKRLNFITEYIKGGTLRSLIKSMDSHYPWSQRVSFAKDIAAGMAYLHSMNIIHRDLNSHNCLVRENKSVVVADFGLARLMVDEKNQPEHLKNLKKPDRKKRYTVVGNPYWMAPEMINGRSYDEKVDIFSFGIVLCEIIGRVSADPDYLPRTTDFGLNVRGFLDRYCPPACPPSFFPIAVCCCDLDPEKRPSFSKLEQWLEALRMHLEIHLPLSSQLEQLDRAFGEMHRRGEGGLPAPPR, from the exons ATGCTGGTGGCGGTGCTGAGGAAGAGACGCGTCCTGAGCGCCGGAGCTAA GTGCTGTGAGTGCGGGGCCTCCCTGTCCCACCAGTACTATGAGAAGGATGGGCGCCTGTACTGCAAGAAGGATTACTGGGCGCACTTCGGGGAGCTCTGCCACGGCTGCTCTGAGCAGATCACCAAGGGGCTGGTCATG GTGGCTGGGGAGCAAAAGTACCACCCCGAGTGCTTCAGCTGCCTCAACTGCCGCACATTCATCGGGGACGGGGACACCTACGCGCTGGTTGAGCGCTCCAAGCTCTACTG CGGGCACTGCTATTACCAGATGGTGGTGACGCCCGTCATCGAGCAGATCCTGCCGGATTCGCCAGCTTCCCGTATCCCGCACACTGTCACGCTTGTCTCCATCCCCGCCTGCTCCGATGGCAAACGTGGCTTCTCCGTCTCCATTGACCAGGGCTGCGGCACCGAGCACCCCCGCACCGTCCGCGTCCGAGA AGTGGATCCAGACTGCATCAGCCCTGACATGAAGAACTCCATCCACGTCGGGGACCGCATCCTGGAGATCAACGGCACCCCTATCGGCCACGTCCCGCTGGATGAG ATCGACCTGTTGATCCAGGAGACCAGCCGCCTGCTGCAGCTGACCATCGAGCACGACCCCCACGAGCCCCTTGCTCGCGAGTCGGGGCttgcctgcagccccctgcccgccccgtgCAGCACCCTatgctccccagcccccctgccctgcgAGGAGCCCAGCGCCATGCGCCAGCGTACTGTCAC gaggagctgcagcacgGACAAGTCTCCGGGCTCTGGCTCGGTGGGCTCACCTGCGTCGCAGCGCAAGGACATTGGTCGCTCCGAGTCGTTGCGTGTCGTCTCCCGCGCCCATCGCATCTTCCGCCCCTCCGACCTGATCCATGGCGAGGTGCTGGGCAAGGGCTGCTTTGGCCAGGCCATCAAG GTGACGCATAGGGAGACAGGCGAGGTGATGGTCATGAAGGAGCTGATCCGCTTCGATGAGGAGACGCAGAGGACCTTCCTCAAAGAG GTGAAGGTGATGCGCTGCTTGGAGCACCCCAATGTGCTGAAGTTCATCGGGGTGCTGTACAAGGAAAAGAGGCTTAACTTCATCACGGAGTACATCAAGGGTGGCACCTTGAGGAGCCTCATCAAAAGCATG gACAGCCACTACCCCTGGAGCCAGCGGGTCAGCTTCGCCAAGGACATTGCTGCTGGCATG GCCTACCTCCACTCCATGAACATCATCCATCGAGACCTCAACTCTCACAACTGCCTCGTGCGGGAG AACAAGAGTGTGGTGGTGGCTGATTTTGGGCTGGCACGGCTGATGGTGGATGAGAAGAACCAGCCCGAACATCTCAAGAACCTGAAGAAACCAGACCGCAAGAAGCGGTACACGGTGGTGGGGAACCCATACTGGATGGCCCCCGAGATGATCAATG GGAGGAGCTATGATGAGAAAGTGGACATCTTCTCCTTTGGCATTGTCCTGTGTGAG ATCATCGGCCGGGTGAGCGCTGACCCCGACTACCTGCCCCGCACCACTGACTTCGGCCTCAATGTCAGGGGCTTTCTGGACCGCtactgccctcctgcctgcccccccaGCTTCTTCCCCATCGCTGTCTGCTGCTGCGACCTGGACCCTGAGAAGCG GCCGTCCTTCAGCAAGTTGGAGCAGTGGCTGGAAGCCCTCCGCATGCACCTGGAGATCCACCTGCCTCTGAgctcccagctggagcagctggacCGAGCCTTCGGGGAGATGCACCGGCGGGGCGAGGGCGGGCTGCCTGCGCCCCCCCGATAG
- the LIMK1 gene encoding LIM domain kinase 1 isoform X4 yields MSITRCCECGASLSHQYYEKDGRLYCKKDYWAHFGELCHGCSEQITKGLVMVAGEQKYHPECFSCLNCRTFIGDGDTYALVERSKLYCGHCYYQMVVTPVIEQILPDSPASRIPHTVTLVSIPACSDGKRGFSVSIDQGCGTEHPRTVRVREVDPDCISPDMKNSIHVGDRILEINGTPIGHVPLDEIDLLIQETSRLLQLTIEHDPHEPLARESGLACSPLPAPCSTLCSPAPLPCEEPSAMRQRTVTRSCSTDKSPGSGSVGSPASQRKDIGRSESLRVVSRAHRIFRPSDLIHGEVLGKGCFGQAIKVTHRETGEVMVMKELIRFDEETQRTFLKEVKVMRCLEHPNVLKFIGVLYKEKRLNFITEYIKGGTLRSLIKSMDSHYPWSQRVSFAKDIAAGMAYLHSMNIIHRDLNSHNCLVRENKSVVVADFGLARLMVDEKNQPEHLKNLKKPDRKKRYTVVGNPYWMAPEMINGRSYDEKVDIFSFGIVLCEIIGRVSADPDYLPRTTDFGLNVRGFLDRYCPPACPPSFFPIAVCCCDLDPEKRPSFSKLEQWLEALRMHLEIHLPLSSQLEQLDRAFGEMHRRGEGGLPAPPR; encoded by the exons ATGTCCATAACCAG GTGCTGTGAGTGCGGGGCCTCCCTGTCCCACCAGTACTATGAGAAGGATGGGCGCCTGTACTGCAAGAAGGATTACTGGGCGCACTTCGGGGAGCTCTGCCACGGCTGCTCTGAGCAGATCACCAAGGGGCTGGTCATG GTGGCTGGGGAGCAAAAGTACCACCCCGAGTGCTTCAGCTGCCTCAACTGCCGCACATTCATCGGGGACGGGGACACCTACGCGCTGGTTGAGCGCTCCAAGCTCTACTG CGGGCACTGCTATTACCAGATGGTGGTGACGCCCGTCATCGAGCAGATCCTGCCGGATTCGCCAGCTTCCCGTATCCCGCACACTGTCACGCTTGTCTCCATCCCCGCCTGCTCCGATGGCAAACGTGGCTTCTCCGTCTCCATTGACCAGGGCTGCGGCACCGAGCACCCCCGCACCGTCCGCGTCCGAGA AGTGGATCCAGACTGCATCAGCCCTGACATGAAGAACTCCATCCACGTCGGGGACCGCATCCTGGAGATCAACGGCACCCCTATCGGCCACGTCCCGCTGGATGAG ATCGACCTGTTGATCCAGGAGACCAGCCGCCTGCTGCAGCTGACCATCGAGCACGACCCCCACGAGCCCCTTGCTCGCGAGTCGGGGCttgcctgcagccccctgcccgccccgtgCAGCACCCTatgctccccagcccccctgccctgcgAGGAGCCCAGCGCCATGCGCCAGCGTACTGTCAC gaggagctgcagcacgGACAAGTCTCCGGGCTCTGGCTCGGTGGGCTCACCTGCGTCGCAGCGCAAGGACATTGGTCGCTCCGAGTCGTTGCGTGTCGTCTCCCGCGCCCATCGCATCTTCCGCCCCTCCGACCTGATCCATGGCGAGGTGCTGGGCAAGGGCTGCTTTGGCCAGGCCATCAAG GTGACGCATAGGGAGACAGGCGAGGTGATGGTCATGAAGGAGCTGATCCGCTTCGATGAGGAGACGCAGAGGACCTTCCTCAAAGAG GTGAAGGTGATGCGCTGCTTGGAGCACCCCAATGTGCTGAAGTTCATCGGGGTGCTGTACAAGGAAAAGAGGCTTAACTTCATCACGGAGTACATCAAGGGTGGCACCTTGAGGAGCCTCATCAAAAGCATG gACAGCCACTACCCCTGGAGCCAGCGGGTCAGCTTCGCCAAGGACATTGCTGCTGGCATG GCCTACCTCCACTCCATGAACATCATCCATCGAGACCTCAACTCTCACAACTGCCTCGTGCGGGAG AACAAGAGTGTGGTGGTGGCTGATTTTGGGCTGGCACGGCTGATGGTGGATGAGAAGAACCAGCCCGAACATCTCAAGAACCTGAAGAAACCAGACCGCAAGAAGCGGTACACGGTGGTGGGGAACCCATACTGGATGGCCCCCGAGATGATCAATG GGAGGAGCTATGATGAGAAAGTGGACATCTTCTCCTTTGGCATTGTCCTGTGTGAG ATCATCGGCCGGGTGAGCGCTGACCCCGACTACCTGCCCCGCACCACTGACTTCGGCCTCAATGTCAGGGGCTTTCTGGACCGCtactgccctcctgcctgcccccccaGCTTCTTCCCCATCGCTGTCTGCTGCTGCGACCTGGACCCTGAGAAGCG GCCGTCCTTCAGCAAGTTGGAGCAGTGGCTGGAAGCCCTCCGCATGCACCTGGAGATCCACCTGCCTCTGAgctcccagctggagcagctggacCGAGCCTTCGGGGAGATGCACCGGCGGGGCGAGGGCGGGCTGCCTGCGCCCCCCCGATAG
- the LIMK1 gene encoding LIM domain kinase 1 isoform X2 → MFLHCQPVLAPLEPPAATLGTVTHGCGGPAAGCCECGASLSHQYYEKDGRLYCKKDYWAHFGELCHGCSEQITKGLVMVAGEQKYHPECFSCLNCRTFIGDGDTYALVERSKLYCGHCYYQMVVTPVIEQILPDSPASRIPHTVTLVSIPACSDGKRGFSVSIDQGCGTEHPRTVRVREVDPDCISPDMKNSIHVGDRILEINGTPIGHVPLDEIDLLIQETSRLLQLTIEHDPHEPLARESGLACSPLPAPCSTLCSPAPLPCEEPSAMRQRTVTRSCSTDKSPGSGSVGSPASQRKDIGRSESLRVVSRAHRIFRPSDLIHGEVLGKGCFGQAIKVTHRETGEVMVMKELIRFDEETQRTFLKEVKVMRCLEHPNVLKFIGVLYKEKRLNFITEYIKGGTLRSLIKSMDSHYPWSQRVSFAKDIAAGMAYLHSMNIIHRDLNSHNCLVRENKSVVVADFGLARLMVDEKNQPEHLKNLKKPDRKKRYTVVGNPYWMAPEMINGRSYDEKVDIFSFGIVLCEIIGRVSADPDYLPRTTDFGLNVRGFLDRYCPPACPPSFFPIAVCCCDLDPEKRPSFSKLEQWLEALRMHLEIHLPLSSQLEQLDRAFGEMHRRGEGGLPAPPR, encoded by the exons ATGTTCCTGCACTGCCAGCCTGTGCTGGCACCCCTGGAGCCACctgctgccaccctggggacagtgacacATGGATGCGGTGGCCCTGCAGCAGG GTGCTGTGAGTGCGGGGCCTCCCTGTCCCACCAGTACTATGAGAAGGATGGGCGCCTGTACTGCAAGAAGGATTACTGGGCGCACTTCGGGGAGCTCTGCCACGGCTGCTCTGAGCAGATCACCAAGGGGCTGGTCATG GTGGCTGGGGAGCAAAAGTACCACCCCGAGTGCTTCAGCTGCCTCAACTGCCGCACATTCATCGGGGACGGGGACACCTACGCGCTGGTTGAGCGCTCCAAGCTCTACTG CGGGCACTGCTATTACCAGATGGTGGTGACGCCCGTCATCGAGCAGATCCTGCCGGATTCGCCAGCTTCCCGTATCCCGCACACTGTCACGCTTGTCTCCATCCCCGCCTGCTCCGATGGCAAACGTGGCTTCTCCGTCTCCATTGACCAGGGCTGCGGCACCGAGCACCCCCGCACCGTCCGCGTCCGAGA AGTGGATCCAGACTGCATCAGCCCTGACATGAAGAACTCCATCCACGTCGGGGACCGCATCCTGGAGATCAACGGCACCCCTATCGGCCACGTCCCGCTGGATGAG ATCGACCTGTTGATCCAGGAGACCAGCCGCCTGCTGCAGCTGACCATCGAGCACGACCCCCACGAGCCCCTTGCTCGCGAGTCGGGGCttgcctgcagccccctgcccgccccgtgCAGCACCCTatgctccccagcccccctgccctgcgAGGAGCCCAGCGCCATGCGCCAGCGTACTGTCAC gaggagctgcagcacgGACAAGTCTCCGGGCTCTGGCTCGGTGGGCTCACCTGCGTCGCAGCGCAAGGACATTGGTCGCTCCGAGTCGTTGCGTGTCGTCTCCCGCGCCCATCGCATCTTCCGCCCCTCCGACCTGATCCATGGCGAGGTGCTGGGCAAGGGCTGCTTTGGCCAGGCCATCAAG GTGACGCATAGGGAGACAGGCGAGGTGATGGTCATGAAGGAGCTGATCCGCTTCGATGAGGAGACGCAGAGGACCTTCCTCAAAGAG GTGAAGGTGATGCGCTGCTTGGAGCACCCCAATGTGCTGAAGTTCATCGGGGTGCTGTACAAGGAAAAGAGGCTTAACTTCATCACGGAGTACATCAAGGGTGGCACCTTGAGGAGCCTCATCAAAAGCATG gACAGCCACTACCCCTGGAGCCAGCGGGTCAGCTTCGCCAAGGACATTGCTGCTGGCATG GCCTACCTCCACTCCATGAACATCATCCATCGAGACCTCAACTCTCACAACTGCCTCGTGCGGGAG AACAAGAGTGTGGTGGTGGCTGATTTTGGGCTGGCACGGCTGATGGTGGATGAGAAGAACCAGCCCGAACATCTCAAGAACCTGAAGAAACCAGACCGCAAGAAGCGGTACACGGTGGTGGGGAACCCATACTGGATGGCCCCCGAGATGATCAATG GGAGGAGCTATGATGAGAAAGTGGACATCTTCTCCTTTGGCATTGTCCTGTGTGAG ATCATCGGCCGGGTGAGCGCTGACCCCGACTACCTGCCCCGCACCACTGACTTCGGCCTCAATGTCAGGGGCTTTCTGGACCGCtactgccctcctgcctgcccccccaGCTTCTTCCCCATCGCTGTCTGCTGCTGCGACCTGGACCCTGAGAAGCG GCCGTCCTTCAGCAAGTTGGAGCAGTGGCTGGAAGCCCTCCGCATGCACCTGGAGATCCACCTGCCTCTGAgctcccagctggagcagctggacCGAGCCTTCGGGGAGATGCACCGGCGGGGCGAGGGCGGGCTGCCTGCGCCCCCCCGATAG